The Sporomusaceae bacterium FL31 sequence TCAAAGGCAATCATATATTCAGTCAGTAAAATCCGGGCAATGAACGGGGCACTGTTTTCAATGGCCATAGCCATAGAAACATGCCAGGGAGTTGTCGCAATGACACTTAGAAGCAGCAGCGCAATCAGGCCGCATAGGCCGGCCGCCCAGCGCGATCGGTCATTGCTTTGATTGGTATCATTCATATTGCTCCGCTGAGTCAGCATAATTCCTAACACCACGATAACCGCAACAGCCCCGCTATAAATCAGCAGTTGTACCGCTGCCAGAAATTCGGCATGCAGCAATACATACAACCCGCTGACACCGACAAAGCACAAGGCCAGTAACAAGGCGCTATGCACTAAATTGCTTTTCCTAACCACACCAATGGCTGATGCCAGAGTAATGGCGGCCAAACTATAAAAAGCTACTGTCGAACCCCATTCGCTCATTTCGCTTCCTCCTCTTTAACCGAGTCGTCTGATGGATCAGGTTCCAAAACAGGAGTTGGCGATTTCGCTCGTGAAATGGCTAAACAGTCAATATCTAATTGCTGCCGGGAATAACGGGAATTTTCATAGTTCTTGTCCCAGCAGATTGCAGCAGTCGGACAAACTTCAATACAATAGTTACAGTACAGACAGCGTCCTGAATGATAAACATAGGAAGTTAAGTGCCGTTTCTTCTGTTCGTCCATCCTGGTAGTCAATTCAATTACCCGGTTAGGACAGGCCATAGCACACAAGCCACAGGCAATACATTTATCATGAGCCAGATCCAATTCGCCGCCTCGAAAGCGCGGTGGCATGGGTATTTTTTCTTCCGGATAATGAACGGTTACCTTTTTGCCAAAAAAACGGTTCAAGGTAATCTTCAAACCGGCTAACAAGCCCTTCCCTTGCATACCTTACCCTCCTAACTGAAATATTTTACGGTGTAAACGCCAATACCGGTAAGAACAACATTGACCAAGGATAACGGCAGGAGGATTTTCCAGCCAAAAGCCATGAGTTGATCCACCCGCGGGCGGGGAAAAGTCCAGCGCAGCCACATAAACACAAAAATCATGAGTGCAGTTTTTAGAAGAAACCATAGCCAGCCTGGCAGCCATGGACCATTCCAGCCGCCAAGAAATAAGGTAACCGCGATAGCCGAAGCCGCGAATAGATTGGCATATTCGGCCAGGAAGAACAAGGCCCAGCGCATGCCGCTGTATTCAGTAAAGGGCCCGGCAACCAATTCTGACTCGCTTTCAACCAAATCAAAAGGCGCCCGATTGGTTTCAGCTGTGGCTGCAATTAAAAAAATGACAAAAGCCAGCGGCTGAACGGCAATAAACCAAACTTGCTGCTGGGCAGCAACAATATCACTCATCCGCATTGAACCGACAATCATGACAACTCCCAAAATTGAGAAAACCAACGGAATTTCATAACTGAGCATTTGCGCTACCGTCCTCATGCCCCCAACCAGCGCGTATTTACTGTTCGAAGCCCAGCCGGCCATAAGAAATGGCAAAGTAGCCTGTGAAGACACCGCAATAAAATAGAAAATACCAATATTCAGATCAGCAAAAATAGCTTGATTATCAAAAGGAAATACAACATAAACAGCAGCAGAAGGAATAAACAATAATACCGGAGCCAATATCCATAACCACCGGTCAGCACCAGCAGGCATAATATCTTCTTTGGACATTAATTTAATCATATCGGCTACAGTCTGCAGCGTTCCCCAAGGCCCAACCCGATTGGGGCCTACCCGCATCTGCATATACGCACTCACCTTACGCTCAGCGTAAACTAAGATGACGGCAGATAGTGAAATGACGGTGAAAATCGCACCAATATTAATCAAGGTAATCACCATATCTACCCATTGAGGATTGGGCAAATATTGGCCTAAAATATTCCGCAAGATACTTGCAATCCTAAACAGGCCTGTTACTTCTTGCACGCTTTACCCACTCCCCTTCCTTAAAATCAGCAATCGACTTCGCCCATTAGAGGGTCTAATGTCGCTAATACGGCTACCACATCGGCAATTAAGGTGCCCTGACAAATCTCATTAAGTGCCTGCAGATTAATAAATGAAGGCCTGCGTACATGAATGCGGTAAGGTTTGGTTGAACCATCGCTGACTACGTAATAACCGAGCTCACCTCGAGGGTTTTCGATCCGATGATAAACATCACCAGCCGGCGGTTTTAAGACCTTAGGGATCTTAGCCATAACCGGCCCTTCCGGAAGCTGATCCAAAGCCTGCGCAACAATGGCAGCGCTTTGCTGCATTTCTTCCATCCGCACCATATAGCGATCCCAATTATCACCCGTTGTGCCTAATGGCACAGTAAATGAAAAGCGGTCATAAAATCCATAAGGTTCAACTTTTCGAATATCATAGTCAATGCCAGATGCACGCAGCGTCGGCCCGGTCAGTCCAATCTCCAACGCCCGCTGGCCGCTAATGACGCCACTATTTTTCAAACGATGATAGAGGATTTCATTGCCAGTTAATAACGTATGATGCTCAGTCAGCATCGCTGGAAAATCAGCTAAAAACTGGCGGGTTGCATCGATAAATTCCCCAGGAACATCTTCCTTGACTCCGCCAATACGGATATAGCTGTAGGTCAGCCTTGCTCCGCAAGCCATATCAAACAAATCCAAAATACGTTCACGATCACGAAACCCAAACATCATGCCTGTTGTAGCTCCAAGATCAATGGCAACCGAGCTCATAAAAATCAAATGACTGGCAATTCTATTTAGTTCAGTCATAATAATCCGCAAATATTCGGCACGTTCAGGGACTGCTATATCCATAAGTTTTTCGATGGTTTGACAGTAGCCTAAATTATTCCCCATCGATGAAACATAATCCAACCGATCTGTATAAGGAAGAAACTGAGCATAAGTACGGCTTTCGGCTAATTTTTCAATTCCCCGATGAAGATAACCCATTTGCGGTATGGCTTGTACAACCCGTTCACCGTCTAACTCCAGCACCACCTGCAAAACACCGTGAGTACTAGGATGCTGCGGCCCCATATTTAACGTGTAAGTTTCTGTTTTTGGCAAGATGGATCACCCCTTTTCTCCGTTTGGAGTAAATTGATAGGCTTTACGCAAAGGGTGTTCAGGAAAGTCATCAGGCATTAAAATACGACGCAGATTGGGATGACCTGTAAAGCCAATCCCCAGCAAGTCATAAACTTCCCGTTCCTGAAAGTCAGCAGAGGGCCAAAGGGCTGTTACCGAAGGAACGTGCGCCTGGTCGTTTGTACAGCGTGTTTTTACCGTAACAGACTGTTTGAGCGGCAATGAGTAAAGATGATAAACCACTTCAAAATATTCTAAGTAATCGACTGCTGTCAGATTGCTTAAAAGGTTAAATTGATATTCCGGACTATTTTTAAGCCTAGTTAGAACATCAAGCAGCCGTTCAAGATCAACCAGTAGCGCTTGTTGATTATTTTCGCCAATCATCGCTACCGCTGGCGAGAACTGTGTCTGTAATTCAAGCAGCAGCTCACTGCTTATTATTTGTTTACTCATGCTTATCCATCCTCGCCGCTTCAGGATTTTGGATCT is a genomic window containing:
- a CDS encoding NADH-quinone oxidoreductase subunit J, giving the protein MSEWGSTVAFYSLAAITLASAIGVVRKSNLVHSALLLALCFVGVSGLYVLLHAEFLAAVQLLIYSGAVAVIVVLGIMLTQRSNMNDTNQSNDRSRWAAGLCGLIALLLLSVIATTPWHVSMAMAIENSAPFIARILLTEYMIAFEVAAVLLLAAMVGAIVLAKGVEEE
- a CDS encoding 4Fe-4S ferredoxin, whose product is MQGKGLLAGLKITLNRFFGKKVTVHYPEEKIPMPPRFRGGELDLAHDKCIACGLCAMACPNRVIELTTRMDEQKKRHLTSYVYHSGRCLYCNYCIEVCPTAAICWDKNYENSRYSRQQLDIDCLAISRAKSPTPVLEPDPSDDSVKEEEAK
- the nuoH_2 gene encoding NADH-quinone oxidoreductase subunit H, with product MQEVTGLFRIASILRNILGQYLPNPQWVDMVITLINIGAIFTVISLSAVILVYAERKVSAYMQMRVGPNRVGPWGTLQTVADMIKLMSKEDIMPAGADRWLWILAPVLLFIPSAAVYVVFPFDNQAIFADLNIGIFYFIAVSSQATLPFLMAGWASNSKYALVGGMRTVAQMLSYEIPLVFSILGVVMIVGSMRMSDIVAAQQQVWFIAVQPLAFVIFLIAATAETNRAPFDLVESESELVAGPFTEYSGMRWALFFLAEYANLFAASAIAVTLFLGGWNGPWLPGWLWFLLKTALMIFVFMWLRWTFPRPRVDQLMAFGWKILLPLSLVNVVLTGIGVYTVKYFS
- the nuoD_2 gene encoding NADH-quinone oxidoreductase subunit D; amino-acid sequence: MPKTETYTLNMGPQHPSTHGVLQVVLELDGERVVQAIPQMGYLHRGIEKLAESRTYAQFLPYTDRLDYVSSMGNNLGYCQTIEKLMDIAVPERAEYLRIIMTELNRIASHLIFMSSVAIDLGATTGMMFGFRDRERILDLFDMACGARLTYSYIRIGGVKEDVPGEFIDATRQFLADFPAMLTEHHTLLTGNEILYHRLKNSGVISGQRALEIGLTGPTLRASGIDYDIRKVEPYGFYDRFSFTVPLGTTGDNWDRYMVRMEEMQQSAAIVAQALDQLPEGPVMAKIPKVLKPPAGDVYHRIENPRGELGYYVVSDGSTKPYRIHVRRPSFINLQALNEICQGTLIADVVAVLATLDPLMGEVDC
- the nuoC_2 gene encoding NADH-quinone oxidoreductase subunit C, whose translation is MSKQIISSELLLELQTQFSPAVAMIGENNQQALLVDLERLLDVLTRLKNSPEYQFNLLSNLTAVDYLEYFEVVYHLYSLPLKQSVTVKTRCTNDQAHVPSVTALWPSADFQEREVYDLLGIGFTGHPNLRRILMPDDFPEHPLRKAYQFTPNGEKG